TTTCAATAAGCAGAAATATCCTTACGATTTCATTGTTCAACTATTAGTTTTACTAAAACAAACAATTACAGAATCTATGGTTTCTTATCCATCACCAACCTCAATATAAAAAATACTGTAAAATTCTTCCATGCGAATTTTACAGTATTTTTTTATTTATTTATAATCCAACACGTTTAAAGATTTTATCTACATTTTTTAAGTGATACTGATAATCAAAGGCGTCATCGATCGCTTCTTTTGATAAAATTGCCGTGATTTTCTCATCTTCTTGAAGAAGTGATTTAAAGTCAGTTTGATGATCCCAAGCATAAGCTGTCTTTGGTTGAACTAAATCATAAGCTTCTTCTCTTGATAGACCCTTATCAATCAGTTTTAACAATACACGCTGACTATAAATCAAGCCAAATGTGGCTTCCATGTTTCTTTTCATATTCTCAGGAAAGACAGTTAAATTTTCTACAATTGTACCGAAACGTTGCAACATATAATCAAGTAAAATGGTTGTGTCAGGAATAATAATTCGCTCAGCCGATGAATGTGAAATATCACGTTCATGCCATAAAGCAACATTTTCGTAGGCCGTTACCATATGTCCGCGAATAACACGTGCCAATCCAGCCATATTTTCAGAACCGATAGGATTTCTTTTATGAGGCATAGCAGAAGAACCTTTTTGGCCTTTAGCAAAAAACTCTTCTACTTCTCTTGTTTCTGATTTTTGCAATCCACGAATTTCTGTAGCAAATTTTTCAATACTCATGGCAACCAATGCCATTGAAGCAAAGTATTCGGCGTGTAAATCCCTTGGCAGAACTTGTGTAGAAATTTCTTGAGGTCGAATTCCCAGTTGATTACATATATATTCCTCAACAAACAAAGGAATATTAGCAAAAGTACCCACAGCTCCACTAATTTTACCAGCTTCAACACCCTTAGCAGCATGTTCAAAACGTTCAATATTTCGATTCATTTCTGAATACCACATAGCAAGTTTTAATCCAAAGGTAGTCGGTTCTGCATGAACACCATGGGTTCTTCCCATCATCACTGTATATTTATATTTTTCAGCCTTTTCACCAATAATTGCGGTTAGTCGTTTTAAATCTTCACGTAAGATGTCATTTGCTTGTTTTAATAGATAACCATATGCTGTATCTACAACATCTGTACTTGTCAATCCATAATGAATCCATTTGCGCTCTTCCCCTAAGCTTTCAGAAACTGCTCGGGTAAATGCGACTACATCATGATGGGTTATTTGCTCAATTTCTGAAATTCTTTCACTAGTAAATGAAGCATTTTTTCGAATTTTTTTAACATCTTCTTTGGATATCTCTCCCAACTCTGCCCATGCCTCATTCGCCAAAATTTCTACTTCAAGCCAAGCTTTATAACGATTGGTATCTGTCCAAATATTTCCCATTTCTGCTCTTGTATAGCGATCAATCATTTAAAAACTCCTTTAATTCCAAATAGTTGTATTAGAAATCTCTTCTAAGGTGGTTTCAATGGAATCTGTTAATATGGTAATATGTCCCATTTTTCTCTTTGGTTTTGTTTCTTTTTTGCCATAGTAATGGAATTGCCATTGAGGTTTTTCTTTAATCAGATTTAGTGTACCATAAATTTCATCACCCAAAATATTTACCATAACTGCCTTAGAAAGAAGATCAACTTTTGGCATTGCCCAAGAACATATGCCACGTACATGGGTGTCAAACTGACTAAAAGAACAAGCCTCAATCGTATAATGACCTGAATTATGTGGACGTGGTGCTAATTCATTAACATAAATTCCGCCACTTTTCATTAAAAACATCTCGATAGCCAAAGTGCCTGCTAAGTTTACTGCTTCTGCAATGACCCTAGCAATGCGCTCTGCTTCTTCAATCACCTCATCTGCAATCCTAGCAGGAGCAATTGTTTCGTATAAAATATTATTTTTATGAATATTTTCAACGACTGGGAAGGTTGTATAATTTTTCTGTCCATCACCAGATATTAAAATTGAAATTTCTTTTTCATAGGGAATCAAAGCTTCTAACACACAAGCCCCCTGCCTTAACAATTCCATTGCTGGCACAAGATCGCTAGGATTGTGTAAAATATACTGACCATGACCGTCATATCCGCCATGTGTTGTTTTCAATATACAAGGATAACCAATACCATCAATCGCATCCTGAATATCTGTTGGACTAACAATCGTAGCATAAGGAGCAATAATAATATTATTATCTTCTAAAAATGATTTTTCGAGTAAACGATCTTGTGTAATGGCTAGTAGGTCGGTTCCTTGAGGAATACTTACTAAATCCTCAATTTCAGTGAGTGCTTCCACGCTGACATTTTCAAATTCATAGGTCACAATTTGTGTATATTGTGCCAGTTCTTTTAATGCATCAATATCATTGTAATCTGCTAATAATTGCCAATCAGCTACCTGTGAGGCTGGGCAATCTGCTGCTGGATCTAAAACTCCTACATAAAAACCTAATTTTTTTGCACTTAAGGCAATCATCTTACCAAGTTGACCGCCACCGACAATTCCAATTACCTGACCAGGTAACAGTGGTTTATTCAAGATTATCACTACTTTCCATTACAGTTTCTCTAAGAAGTTGACGTTCATCAATTAACTTCTTAGCTAATTTTACATCATTTATAGAAAGTATTTCAACTGCTAGCAATCCAGCATTTAAAGCACCAGACTTACCAATGGCAGTAGTAGCTACGGGAACACCGCCAGGCATTTGAACAATGGATAGTAATGAATCTATACCATTTAAACTTTCCGATTGAATAGGCACACCGATAACCGGCAATGTTGTCTTAGCTGCCACCATTCCAGGCAGGTGTGCTGCCCCACCAGCTCCAGCAACAATGACTTTTATACCTTGTTCTTGTGCTTTTTCTGCAAATTCAAACATTTCATCTGGCATTCTATGAGCAGAAATGACTTGTTTCTCATAAGAAACTGCAAATTTTTCTAAGACTTCACATGTATATTTCATAGTTTCCCAATCAGAAGTACTTCCCATAATAACAGAAACAACTGGCAACATTTTCATTTCCTTTCTTTTCCATTTCTTTCATTCTATCAAGTAAAGAAAATACTGTCAAAACAAAATTCGAATAATAATAAATCATATAAGATAATCGTTCGTATTATTTTAAAAGGATACAAGCAGTTTTTCTATAAATAAACGTATTACTACATAGCAAGGCTCTCTCTATTAAATAATAAATTCATTGTAAAAACAATGGTAATTCCAATATTTAAATAAAAGTATAACTGTTTAAAAATGATGAAAACTTTATAAAAATTCTTTTATAAAGTTTTCATCAAAATAATTTTATTTTATTTTTTATTAATTGTTCTTTCATTGTAGTCAGATTTTAAAGATAAAGGTATTTATTTAATGAAATTTTTAAAATTATTTATCATTAGTTTTCAAATTCAGCTTAGTTTATATTTTTACTCACTGGTAATTCTTGATTGTTTTCATTGTTAATCCCATTGAATAATAAATTAAGACAAACAGCTAAAATACTACTGACCACAATACCATTGCCGGCAAACATTCTAACTGTTTCAGGTAAATGATTAAACAATGCAGGAGTAATATTAAATCCTAATCCACAACCAATTGAAATAGCAATAATTAATAAATTTTTATCATTTTCATAATTGATTTTTGATAACATTTTCATTCCCTGAACAGCTACCATCCCAAACATCACTAACATTCCGCCTCCAAGTACAGATTCAGGAATAATTTGTGCAATAGCACCTACCTTTGGTAGTAACCCTAATAAAATTAGGAAGAAAGCTGAAAAATAAATTGGTTTTCTTGTTTTAATTCCTGAAAGTTGAACTAAACCTACATTTTGTGAGAATCCTGTATAAGGAAATGTATTAAATATTCCACCTAAAATAACAGCTAATCCTTCAGCACGATATCCTTTTTTTAATTCTGTTTCACTAATGGTTTTTCCTGTTAAATCACCCAATGCAAAATAGACACCAGTTGATTCAATCATACTAATAATAGAAATAACGATCATTAATACAGTATACCAGAGATCAAATGTTGGATGTCCAAAGTAGAACGGTTGAGGAAAATGAAACCAACTTGCTTGTGAAACCGGTGAAATATCCACTTTACCAAGAAGCCAAGCCAAGATGGTTCCACCAAGTAATCCAATTAAAACGCCGATGGAACGCATAAATCCTCTTCCAAAAATTTGAATACAAATAATCAATGCCACTGTCACAAAAGCCAAAAATAGGTAAATCGGATCACCAAAATTTTTAGCACCTAAAGAAGTACCTCCAATTTTTTCTATTGCCGCCGGAATTAGGGTTAATCCAATCACTGTAATCACAATGCCAGTCACCAAAGGAGGAAAAAGTTTTTTTATTTTTGAGAAGAAACCAGAGATCAATACTACAAAGATTCCAGAAATAATAATTGACCCATAAACTGCCCCAATTCCCTTTTCATGACCAATCATTCCCAAGGGTGCAACAGCCTGAATGGCACAGCCCAGTATAACTGGCAGTCCAATACCAAAAAAACGATTTATCGTTAATTGTAATAAGGTAGCAACGCCACACATAAAAATATCAATCGAAATTAAATAAGTCATTTGCTTCGGACTAAAATTTAATTCTGTACCAATTAATAGCGGAACAGCTACAGCACCAGCATACATGGCTAGTAAATGCTGTAATCCCAAGATAGCTGCTTTGCCGTTTTTAATTTTTGGTGTCTGCTCAGCTTTTTCCATTTACTATGCGTCTCCCTTTAAAAATTCAATTTTATCATCTTTCAATGAAGCAATTCTAGCTAATGAAACAACTTGAATTCCTAGTTCTTCTAACGATTTACGTCCTTGTTGAAAAGACTTTTCAATAACAATTCCTACTCCCTGAACAGATGCACCAGCCTGATAGCAGAGTTCAATTAATCCCTTTGCCGCCTGCCCATTCGCCAAAAAATCATCAATAATCACTACGTTGTCTTGCTTAGTTAAGAATTTTTTAGAAATAGCAATCTGACTTGTTACTTGCTTAGTGAATGAATAAACAGATGCAGTTAATAATTCTTCATCCATGGTTAAACTTTTTGCCTTTCTTGCAAATATCATTGGGACCTTTAGCTGTTGTGCTGTATATAAAGCGGGTGCCACTCCAGAAGTTTCTAAGGTAACTACCTTTGTTATATTTTTATTCATAAAAACTTCTGCAAAGCGATTTCCAATCGCTTGCATTAGCATTGGATCTACCTGATGTGTGATAAAACTGTCTACCTTTAGTACACCATCACTCGCTATTTTTCCATCTTTTTCGATTCGTTTCATCAATTCTTCCATCAATTTTCTCCTTTTCCTAATTATATAAATCATTCACTAGTTTTTTACATATTTTGTAAAATTCTCAAAATAAAAAACTCTTTTTCGCATAAGCAAAAAAGAGTTCGTTAAAGACACTTCTTTACTTATAGACCAACATTTCCGGTGCTGGGTAGAAACGGTCAACCTTATTATGACCATATATAAGTACATTTGTTTTTCTTTACTCTAGTATAAAAAACAGAAACTTTCAATAAAAACTTTATCTCTATTAAAAATTCATTAGTCATTTAGAATAAAGATAGTATTAGTGATTCAATTAATTAGTTGGTTCATTTTAATTCTTTTTTATCAATCTATGTTTCTTTACAACGAATCATTTATCATTGTTTTTATGTATCCAGCTAAGAAGAGAAAGGTCATTTGTTTCATTGATGATCATATTTATCTAAATGGTAAGTTTCAACTACATTAATTATTTTTTCAGCATAATCTGGATCTGTAGCATATCCTGATTTTTGAAGTGCATATGCCGCTTCTTTATAATTTTTAGCTAATAAAACATGCTTATAAAGTCGAGGATTCCAACTAACACCATTTACAAATAGATGAACATGATCATTCATTGATTCTTCCCAACTCTTATATACTCGAAAGTCTCCTTGGATAGTGATCCAAACATCATTCACATACTCTTGGGTTTCTAAAGTTACCTTTTTTTGTTCACCATAAGCTTTGATTCCAAATAGATTATTATAATTCATGGCTAATTCACTTTGTCCAAAATTGGATTCTAAAATTGCCTGTCCAATGATAATACTAGGCAAAACACCATACGACAATTGTATTTCTTTTGCATGTGGACTGATTTTGTTAACAAATTCAGCTTTAGTAATTTTTACTTGTTGGGCAGATGTATCATTTTTTTTCTCATTCATTCCAGATAACATAGTAATCGAAAAAATAAAAATACCAACCATAAATACACCAATAAATAGTAATAACAAAGGAAATTTAGCTTTATTCGATTTTCTTTTTGTATATTTTCTAGCAGTCATAAATTACCTACTTTGTGGCAATATATTATGAATATTTCAAAATATATCACTAATACTAATTCATCTAATTTGATGATTATAACAATATTTTAATGGATAGACAACCCTTAATTGAAAGAAACCTAAACAATTATTCAATTAAACGAAATAGATGATTCTAGCTATTTACTTAAAACTGCCAATTAATAGTCATTCCCCGCTACATAGGTTTCTGTCAATTTCTCATTTACCCAATCAAGCAATTGAATATTTGTTCCGCCTTCTAGCTGTGGTTGTAAAATAGAAGGGAGTTTAAACGTTACTATATCATCAAATCCCCATACATCGTATGAAATAGTTACCTTTAAATCAATAAAAGATTGGATTTTTTTTCTTTATCTTCTTTTAATGTTATTAATTCGGCTACAGCACTCCCTGATTGCAACCATTTTTTTGCAATTGTTGTTTTCAACCATTTATAATCAGACAAAGCCGTATTTCTTTTCTCAGGAAATAAAATAGTTTGTCTTAATATCTTTTGTACCAGCATCCATTCATAATCCGTGAAAATATTTTTAACTTTCTGCATTGCTTCATTTGATAGTTTTCCTTGGCCTTTTTTCCAACAATCCCATTCTTTTTTGGTTAATTGCAAATATTCTTGATAAAAATTTTCTTCATTTTCATACTGTTCAATAATTGCGTCAATAATAATGTCGATATAGGTTTGATGCATAATAATTCCTCCATTTTTGCTAAATTTTATGAAAAATTAATCCATGCAGTATTCTTCATTTTTTAGTATAATAGAATTAAGCATTTGTTTAAACTAATTTAGTTAATTTTGGAGGGATTTTTTAATGTTGCATCGTTGGGGAATTGTTGGATTAGGTGGGATTGCCACTAGTTTTGCTACCTACTTTGATCAAAAGAATAGCGAAATTGCTGCAGTTGCTTCAAGGAAATTAGATAAGGCTCAAGCTTTTGCCAATGAATTTTCTATTCCTTGTGCTTATGGCTCTTATGAAGAATTGTTACATGATGATACGATCACAATCATTTATATTGCTGTACCAAATAAACAACATATCGAATATATTTTACAAGCTTTGAACGCCGGCAAACATGTTCTATGTGAAAAAGCCATTACAACAACTCAAAAAGAATTAGAAGAAGCCATGGCTTTAGCAAAAAAGAAAAATTTGGTCTTAGCTGAAGCAATGACTCTTTTTAATATGCCATTATATATAGAGTTAAGAAAACAAATAAATGCGAATCGGTTTGGTCGTTTAAAAATGATTCAAGCACCCTTTGGCAGTTATAAGGAACCTGATCCAACCAATCGATTTTTCAATCCCAACCTAGCTGGAGGTGCCTTGTTAGATATTGGTACTTATGCCGTTTCCTTTGCGCGTTGGTTTTTAGCTTCGCAACCAGAGGTGGTTGCAACGACTATGTTGCCTTTTTCAACTGGCGTTGACGAACAGTCAGCAACGATTTTACAAGATAAGGAAAAAGAGATTGCAGTTATCTCACTTAGTTTTCAAGCAAAAATGCCTAAGCAAGGTATTCTTTCATTTGAAAATGCGTATATTACTATTGATAATTACCCACGAGCAAATCAAGCAAATGTTTATTTTAATGATGGCACTACAGAAACAATTATTACCGGCAATCAAACAGAGGCAATGAATTATGAAATTAACAACATGGTGAAAATGGTTGATGGAAAATTACCTAATCAGTCTTTATTTTTTACACATGAAGTGATCAGCATCCTTGATCAAATGCAAAATATCTGGCAATCAGTAAATAATTAATTTGTATTATTTAAAAACCTAACTTAATAGGGTTATTTCAATGATTCTAACTTCATGAGAATAATTTTCCTTTTCACCTTTTTTATTTAATTTTAGGATGAATAATTCTTGCTATTTTATTGAAACAATTGGATTAGAGGAGAAAAATATTTTATGTCGATAGGACCCTTTCGTTTAGGTATGCGTACCTTAAAATCTGCTTTATCTGTTATGCTATGTGTCTTGTTATTTCATTTTTTAGGTCGTGGCTCTCCTATGATTGCGAGTTTGTCTGCTGTTTTTTCTTTAAGACAGGATTTAACAACGACCTTATCATTTAGTCGTTTTCGCATTATTGGTAATACCATTGGTGGAACGTTAGCACTGATTTTTGTTATATTAACAAAAAATTATTTTACAAATACTTTTTTATCCGAATTACTGCTGTTACCCTTGCTTATTATATTGGTTATTGTTATTTCTGATAGTATTAATAATAATTCTGGTATTATTGCTGCGGTTTCAACATTTTTGATTATTTCATTAAGTATTCCACAAGCAGACTCCATTCATTATACTATCGAACGAATTTTTGATACATTTATTGGTACTTTTATCGCAATTGGTCTTAATTTTATCCTAAAACCCAAACCAATTGAAAAGGAAAAAGAGATCGAGGAAGACATAAAAAAATTAACTGAAAAAGAAAAAGAACTACAACAATTACGTATGTCTGTTAAAAAACGAATGGAAGAAGAGAAAAATAAGAATCAATCAAGTACCTGATAAACAAAAACATTTTTTCATTGATTCAATTGGATGTAAGGTAGAAAAATAAACTATAAAAACCTAATGGTAGATTTCAATAGTATTGAAATCTACTATTAGTTTTATTAAATGCAAGTTTAACTAATGATTATGCAGCAATTGTTCATAGACATCTATATATTGTTGACTTGCTTTTTCCCAACTGAAATCTTTTGCCATACCTGTTTGCATGATCTGCTTCCAAAGTAGTGGGTTTTTTTGATAGGTATCTAAAGCTGATTGAATCGTTTTCTTTAATTCTTGTGTTGTAAATTCTTCAAACCCAAAACCAGTTCCTATGCCGTTTTTTTCATTAGTAGAAATAACTGTATCTTTTAATCCACCTGTTTCATGTACCAAGGGAATAGTCCCATAGCGCATGGAAATCATTTGTGATAATCCACAAGGTTCAAAAGCTGAAGGCATTAAAAAAAGATCCGCACCCGCATAAATTTGTTGTGCCAAAGCATTATCAAATGTAATGTATGCCTGAATCACTTGCGGATAATTTTTACTTGCTTCCTGAAAAGCTTTTTCACACCTTGGATCGCCTGTTCCTAAAACAACTAGTTGAATTTCTTCATTTACCAATTCTGATAGGACATCTGCCAATAAATTCATGCCCTTTTGCTTGGTTAAGCGACTTACAATACCCATGAGCATTTTTTCTTTATCAACAGGTAAATGGCATTTTTTCTGTAGATCTGCTTTATTTATATATTTTTTATTGATTGTTTCAGCAGAATAATGTTGAACCAAATCTGGTGCATGTTTTTGATCATATTCCGTATCGTCAATGCCGTTCAGTATGCCTGTTAAATCGATCTTTCTTTTTTGTAATAGTTTATCTAGCCCATTTCCCCCCGCCGTTGTTTGGATTTCTTTAGCATAAGTGGGACTTACAGTTGTAATATGATCGGCATATAAAATTCCTGTTTTTAAAAAATTTAATGTCTGACTAAATTCGTTTGCATTTTCACCTAGTGAAGAATGGGTAATTTGAAACCAATTTTGTAAATTCTCCGGATTAAATTCTCCTTGAAATTCAATATTATGAATCGTTAGCATACTTTTAATAACTGCATATTCTTTTTTATGTTTGCCATAAGTCTTCAATAATAAGGGTAAAACAGCTGTATGATAATCATTAACATGTATGATTTCTGGGTAATTATTCAAGGTATCCATCATCTGCAAAATTGCACATGAGAAAAATGCAAAACGTTCGCCATCATCTTCATAACCATAAATATTTTTACGCTCAAAATAAT
The genomic region above belongs to Melissococcus plutonius ATCC 35311 and contains:
- the purB gene encoding adenylosuccinate lyase, which codes for MIDRYTRAEMGNIWTDTNRYKAWLEVEILANEAWAELGEISKEDVKKIRKNASFTSERISEIEQITHHDVVAFTRAVSESLGEERKWIHYGLTSTDVVDTAYGYLLKQANDILREDLKRLTAIIGEKAEKYKYTVMMGRTHGVHAEPTTFGLKLAMWYSEMNRNIERFEHAAKGVEAGKISGAVGTFANIPLFVEEYICNQLGIRPQEISTQVLPRDLHAEYFASMALVAMSIEKFATEIRGLQKSETREVEEFFAKGQKGSSAMPHKRNPIGSENMAGLARVIRGHMVTAYENVALWHERDISHSSAERIIIPDTTILLDYMLQRFGTIVENLTVFPENMKRNMEATFGLIYSQRVLLKLIDKGLSREEAYDLVQPKTAYAWDHQTDFKSLLQEDEKITAILSKEAIDDAFDYQYHLKNVDKIFKRVGL
- the purK gene encoding 5-(carboxyamino)imidazole ribonucleotide synthase — encoded protein: MNKPLLPGQVIGIVGGGQLGKMIALSAKKLGFYVGVLDPAADCPASQVADWQLLADYNDIDALKELAQYTQIVTYEFENVSVEALTEIEDLVSIPQGTDLLAITQDRLLEKSFLEDNNIIIAPYATIVSPTDIQDAIDGIGYPCILKTTHGGYDGHGQYILHNPSDLVPAMELLRQGACVLEALIPYEKEISILISGDGQKNYTTFPVVENIHKNNILYETIAPARIADEVIEEAERIARVIAEAVNLAGTLAIEMFLMKSGGIYVNELAPRPHNSGHYTIEACSFSQFDTHVRGICSWAMPKVDLLSKAVMVNILGDEIYGTLNLIKEKPQWQFHYYGKKETKPKRKMGHITILTDSIETTLEEISNTTIWN
- the purE gene encoding 5-(carboxyamino)imidazole ribonucleotide mutase, which encodes MLPVVSVIMGSTSDWETMKYTCEVLEKFAVSYEKQVISAHRMPDEMFEFAEKAQEQGIKVIVAGAGGAAHLPGMVAAKTTLPVIGVPIQSESLNGIDSLLSIVQMPGGVPVATTAIGKSGALNAGLLAVEILSINDVKLAKKLIDERQLLRETVMESSDNLE
- a CDS encoding nucleobase:cation symporter-2 family protein; translation: MEKAEQTPKIKNGKAAILGLQHLLAMYAGAVAVPLLIGTELNFSPKQMTYLISIDIFMCGVATLLQLTINRFFGIGLPVILGCAIQAVAPLGMIGHEKGIGAVYGSIIISGIFVVLISGFFSKIKKLFPPLVTGIVITVIGLTLIPAAIEKIGGTSLGAKNFGDPIYLFLAFVTVALIICIQIFGRGFMRSIGVLIGLLGGTILAWLLGKVDISPVSQASWFHFPQPFYFGHPTFDLWYTVLMIVISIISMIESTGVYFALGDLTGKTISETELKKGYRAEGLAVILGGIFNTFPYTGFSQNVGLVQLSGIKTRKPIYFSAFFLILLGLLPKVGAIAQIIPESVLGGGMLVMFGMVAVQGMKMLSKINYENDKNLLIIAISIGCGLGFNITPALFNHLPETVRMFAGNGIVVSSILAVCLNLLFNGINNENNQELPVSKNIN
- a CDS encoding xanthine phosphoribosyltransferase; this translates as MEELMKRIEKDGKIASDGVLKVDSFITHQVDPMLMQAIGNRFAEVFMNKNITKVVTLETSGVAPALYTAQQLKVPMIFARKAKSLTMDEELLTASVYSFTKQVTSQIAISKKFLTKQDNVVIIDDFLANGQAAKGLIELCYQAGASVQGVGIVIEKSFQQGRKSLEELGIQVVSLARIASLKDDKIEFLKGDA
- a CDS encoding glycoside hydrolase family 73 protein, translating into MTARKYTKRKSNKAKFPLLLLFIGVFMVGIFIFSITMLSGMNEKKNDTSAQQVKITKAEFVNKISPHAKEIQLSYGVLPSIIIGQAILESNFGQSELAMNYNNLFGIKAYGEQKKVTLETQEYVNDVWITIQGDFRVYKSWEESMNDHVHLFVNGVSWNPRLYKHVLLAKNYKEAAYALQKSGYATDPDYAEKIINVVETYHLDKYDHQ
- a CDS encoding Gfo/Idh/MocA family protein codes for the protein MLHRWGIVGLGGIATSFATYFDQKNSEIAAVASRKLDKAQAFANEFSIPCAYGSYEELLHDDTITIIYIAVPNKQHIEYILQALNAGKHVLCEKAITTTQKELEEAMALAKKKNLVLAEAMTLFNMPLYIELRKQINANRFGRLKMIQAPFGSYKEPDPTNRFFNPNLAGGALLDIGTYAVSFARWFLASQPEVVATTMLPFSTGVDEQSATILQDKEKEIAVISLSFQAKMPKQGILSFENAYITIDNYPRANQANVYFNDGTTETIITGNQTEAMNYEINNMVKMVDGKLPNQSLFFTHEVISILDQMQNIWQSVNN
- a CDS encoding FUSC family protein, with translation MSIGPFRLGMRTLKSALSVMLCVLLFHFLGRGSPMIASLSAVFSLRQDLTTTLSFSRFRIIGNTIGGTLALIFVILTKNYFTNTFLSELLLLPLLIILVIVISDSINNNSGIIAAVSTFLIISLSIPQADSIHYTIERIFDTFIGTFIAIGLNFILKPKPIEKEKEIEEDIKKLTEKEKELQQLRMSVKKRMEEEKNKNQSST
- the glgA gene encoding glycogen synthase GlgA — its product is MNVLFAAAECAPFFKTGGLGDVIGALPNALAEKKTTVSVVLPYFPFLPEMYQKKCKKLIRFQFDFNGKKRVCTPYSLKKNQVTYYFLKNEDYFERKNIYGYEDDGERFAFFSCAILQMMDTLNNYPEIIHVNDYHTAVLPLLLKTYGKHKKEYAVIKSMLTIHNIEFQGEFNPENLQNWFQITHSSLGENANEFSQTLNFLKTGILYADHITTVSPTYAKEIQTTAGGNGLDKLLQKRKIDLTGILNGIDDTEYDQKHAPDLVQHYSAETINKKYINKADLQKKCHLPVDKEKMLMGIVSRLTKQKGMNLLADVLSELVNEEIQLVVLGTGDPRCEKAFQEASKNYPQVIQAYITFDNALAQQIYAGADLFLMPSAFEPCGLSQMISMRYGTIPLVHETGGLKDTVISTNEKNGIGTGFGFEEFTTQELKKTIQSALDTYQKNPLLWKQIMQTGMAKDFSWEKASQQYIDVYEQLLHNH